The bacterium genome contains the following window.
CGGTCACGCTGGTTCGCCAGCTACGTCGAGCAGCTGACCGAGTTCGACGCTCCCCAGATCGCGGTCGGGGCCCCGAGACCGACCAAGCTGCGAACGGTGCTGGCGTCGTGCGCGGCCCGAACCGGCCAGGTGCTCAACCATGCGGCCACCGCGCGGGACGCTGGCGTCGCCGCTGCTACTGCCGACGCCCATGTGCGCCTGCTGGAGGATCTGTCGATCATCGCCCGCATACCGGCTTGGCACTCGAAGCGGCTATACCGCCTCACGAGATCGCCGAAGGTCCACATCGTCGACCCGGGTCTGGCCGCCCATCTGCTCCATGCCGACGAGGACACCCTGGCGCGGGACGCGACCCTCGTCGGACAGCTGTTCGAGACCTTCGTCGTGAGCGAACTCCGACCCCATCTCGAGGCGGTCTCCACCGCCACCGAGATGTTCCACTTCAGGGACCGTTCCGGGCGCGAGATCGACTGCATACTCGAACGGAGCGGCCGGATCGTCGGGCTGGAGGTGAAGTCATCGACCGGAGTGGGTCGCCACGACGCCAGAAGCCTCATATGGCTGCGCGACCAACTGGGTGACCGCTTCCATCTCGGAGTGGTCCTCTACGCCGGACAGTTCCCGTTCCGGATCGGCGACCGCGTGTGGGCGCTACCCATCGGCGCGTTGTGGCGTCCATCGGACTCACTCGCGAAGATCGGGCAAACACCGGGCAACACCGCATGAAGGGAAGGAGTCACCGAAGCCTCCGAGCGACACCGCTAGATACACAACCGGGCGCGACACGACGGCTCGATGGTCAAGGTCGCGATCGCTCTAGCCGAGGGGTTGGCAGTGGCCGGGTTCTCGGCTTCCCAGCTCGAGATCGTGCAGATCTCCGACCGGTAGGCCGATCGGATTGAGGAGTGGCGCGACCCACCGGGGATGGCGAGGACTACATGGCTGAGATAACCGTGTTCCTGGCTCGCACGGTGCGAACGATGGAACCGTCGCTGCCCGTGGTGGAAGCGGTCGCGGTGCGCAACGGTCGCATAGTCGAGGTCGGGACACTGGAGACGATGCGGCCATGGCTTGAATCGCGCAGTTACGAGGTTGACGACACGTTCAGGGACCGGTGCATCATGCCGGGGTTCATCGATCCCCACCTGCATCCCTCCATGGCCGCGATGCTGCTGCCCATGCACTTCACGACGGCGGTGGGGTGGGATCTCCTGGGAGAGCAAATCGAACCCGTACATGACCAGGAGCAGTTCCGAGCCCGTCTGGTCGACATCGAAGCCGGCCTGGCGTCCGCCGAACCGCTGTTCGCGTTCGGCCATCACCCCATATGGCACGGCGACATCGACCGGCGCACCCTCAACGAGATTTCGACAAGCCGTCCCATAGTGGTGTGGCACCGGGGATACCACTCGCTGGTGGTGAACGACGCCTGCCTGCGGTGGATGGACCTGGACACGGCCACGACGGGCCGCCACCCCCAGATCGACCTCGAGGCGGGCCGGTTTTTCGAGACGGGCCTGGACGTGGCGTTGCACCACCTCCGCAGCTTCATCCTTGGGACAGACCGATTCCGCAACGGGCTGGACCGGATGCGCCAGGTCATCCACCATGGTGGCCACACGACCATCGGCGACGCCGCCTTCGGTTTCTACGGATTCGAAGAGGAGTGGGCACATCTGCTGGCGGTGATGGAACAGCCGGACACGCCGTTCCGGATCCACCTGATGGCCTACGCCGCGGGACCGGACGGCGACGTACGAAGCGACCGGAGATTCCTCGAGGACGTCCTGGCGTATCCAACGCGCAACACCCACCGCCTGCGGTTCAGCGACCACGTCAAGCTTTTCGCCGACGGCGGGTTCTTCGCAGAGTTGTTGATGCTGAAGCCCCCCGGCCACCTCGACGGTCGTCACGGAGAATGGATAACACCCCCCGAGAGGTTCGAACAGATCGCCCGGATCCTCTGGAACGCCGACCTGAAGATACATGTGCACTGCAGCGGAGACCTCGGCGTCGAACTGGCCCTGTCCACCCTCGAGAAGCTCCAGCGCGAACGTCCCCGCTTCGATCACCGCTTCACCTTCGAACACTTCGGCATCTCGACCTCGCAACAGGTCGACCGTATCGCCGCCGTCGGGGGTGTCGCCTCGGTCAACGCTTACTACGTATACGAACTCTCCGAAGCCTTCGCCACCCACACCCTCGGATACGAACGGGCGTCCCAGATCTCAAGGCTCGGCTCCCTCGAGCGTGCAGGAGTACGGTTCGCCGTCCACTCAGACTTCCCGATGGCACCGGCGAAACCCCTCAACAACGCCTGGGTCGCCGCCAACCGTCTCACCGAATCCGGCGCGCTGATGGGCCCGAACGAGCGGGCCTCCCTCGACGCGGCGCTCAGAGCCATCACCACCAACGCCGCGTACGTCCTCGGACTCGAAGACGAGATCGGATCGTTGCGCTGGGGCAAGCGAGCAGACTTCACCATCCTCGACGCAGACCCCTACCAGGTGGACGTCGAATCCCTCCGCGATATCCCCATACGAGCAACGGTCTTCGAAGGCGAGAAGTACGAACTCTGACCCGTCCCGAACCCGGAGATTGCAGGACATCCCGGTTCCGGGGCTACGGTGAGGCGAGTGGCGGCGGTACCGCTCCACTCCAAGCAAGTGGTTGCCCGACATCGGAGTTCCACCGGCATGAAACCCGACCCGATCACGATCGAGATCCTCCGTAACGCCTTCATCATGGCCGCCGAGGAGATGAACGCGGCCTTGATCCGCTCCGCCTACACGCCGGTGATCTACGAGTCGAAGGACTGCGCGGTGGCGCTGATCGACAGCCGGCACCGGGTCCTGGGCCAGTCGTCAGGAGTCCCGCTGTTCCTGGGCAACCTGGAGGCCTGCACCCTCGCCACCGAGGAGATGTTCGGGCGGTCCGTATGGGGCCAGGGCGACATCTGGATCATGAACGACGCCTACCTGACCGGCACCCACATGCACGACGTTACGGTCTTCGCCCCCATCTTCTACCAGGGCGACCTGGCCGGCTTCGCCGCCTCCCGGGCCCACTGGCTGGACATCGGCGCCAAGGACCCGGGAGTGCCGATGGATTCGGTCGAGATCTTCCAGGAGGGGGTCCGCCTGCCCCCCACCATGGTGGTGAGAAACGGCGAGCCCGTGCAGGACATCTGGGACATCATCGAGGCCAACGTGCGCTTCCCCCGCTCCGCCATCGGCGACATGACCGCCCAGTTCGCGGTGGCTTCGATCGGCGAGCACCGCCTGGGAGCCCTCTTCGACCGCTACGGGCGGGACACCGTGGAGGCTGCCGCCGAGGAGATATTCCGCCAGAGCGAGCAGCTCGACCGCGAAGCCATCCGAGCCATCCCCGACGGCGAGTACACCGCCGAGGGCTTCCTGGACTCCGACGGGGTGGGGGACGACCCGGTCCGCATCAAGGTCAGGATCAACGTGGAGGGCGAGCGCCTGCTCTTCGACCTCACCGAGGCCGACGGACCCGGCCAGGGCCCCATCAACTGCGGGGCCGTGCAGACCCTGTCCGCCTGCCGCTTGGCGTTCAAGTACCTGTTCAACTCCCATCACCCCGTCAACGGAGGCACGTTCCGGCCCCTGGAGGTGAAGACCCGGCCCGGATCGATCCTCCATGCCCGGTCCCCGGCCGCCTGCCAGTTCTACTTCACCCCCCTGGGCCTGATGATCGACCTGATCTGCTCGGCCCTCTCCCCCGCCCTCCCCGACACCGTCCCAGCCGCCCACTACGGCGACGGCATGATCTTCCAGTTCACCGGCATCAACCCCCGCACCGACGAACTCTTCCTCGACAACGAACCGCACGTGGGCGGATGGGGCGCCTCCCACGGCCGCGACGGCGAGGACGGCATGATCTGGACCCTGTCCGGCAACTTCCACGACATGCCCATCGAGGTGTTCGAGTCCAAGTTCCCCGCCCTGATCACCGAGTACGGATACCGCCAGGACTCCGCCGGCCCCGGCCGCTGGCGGGGAGGCAACGGCATCATCCGCGAGTACCGGATGACCACCGACACCGAGATGAGCCTCTGGTTCGAACGCTCCGGCAACCCCGCCTGGGGCCTCTTC
Protein-coding sequences here:
- a CDS encoding hydantoinase B/oxoprolinase family protein; its protein translation is MKPDPITIEILRNAFIMAAEEMNAALIRSAYTPVIYESKDCAVALIDSRHRVLGQSSGVPLFLGNLEACTLATEEMFGRSVWGQGDIWIMNDAYLTGTHMHDVTVFAPIFYQGDLAGFAASRAHWLDIGAKDPGVPMDSVEIFQEGVRLPPTMVVRNGEPVQDIWDIIEANVRFPRSAIGDMTAQFAVASIGEHRLGALFDRYGRDTVEAAAEEIFRQSEQLDREAIRAIPDGEYTAEGFLDSDGVGDDPVRIKVRINVEGERLLFDLTEADGPGQGPINCGAVQTLSACRLAFKYLFNSHHPVNGGTFRPLEVKTRPGSILHARSPAACQFYFTPLGLMIDLICSALSPALPDTVPAAHYGDGMIFQFTGINPRTDELFLDNEPHVGGWGASHGRDGEDGMIWTLSGNFHDMPIEVFESKFPALITEYGYRQDSAGPGRWRGGNGIIREYRMTTDTEMSLWFERSGNPAWGLFGGLGGAPPEVVINSGTPRETRRLKTNRMPLREGDTVRCYTGGGGGYGDPFERDPQAVQADLADGHISPDYAKRHHPQNSRDRRRSKRGGHLQ
- a CDS encoding amidohydrolase family protein — protein: MARPTGDGEDYMAEITVFLARTVRTMEPSLPVVEAVAVRNGRIVEVGTLETMRPWLESRSYEVDDTFRDRCIMPGFIDPHLHPSMAAMLLPMHFTTAVGWDLLGEQIEPVHDQEQFRARLVDIEAGLASAEPLFAFGHHPIWHGDIDRRTLNEISTSRPIVVWHRGYHSLVVNDACLRWMDLDTATTGRHPQIDLEAGRFFETGLDVALHHLRSFILGTDRFRNGLDRMRQVIHHGGHTTIGDAAFGFYGFEEEWAHLLAVMEQPDTPFRIHLMAYAAGPDGDVRSDRRFLEDVLAYPTRNTHRLRFSDHVKLFADGGFFAELLMLKPPGHLDGRHGEWITPPERFEQIARILWNADLKIHVHCSGDLGVELALSTLEKLQRERPRFDHRFTFEHFGISTSQQVDRIAAVGGVASVNAYYVYELSEAFATHTLGYERASQISRLGSLERAGVRFAVHSDFPMAPAKPLNNAWVAANRLTESGALMGPNERASLDAALRAITTNAAYVLGLEDEIGSLRWGKRADFTILDADPYQVDVESLRDIPIRATVFEGEKYEL
- a CDS encoding DUF4143 domain-containing protein: MVNRYPRIVERLLEEELLSIFPAVLLVGARGAGKSTSAGRFADTTIDLSMPGPKLAARQDPDGLLAASRGTVVIDEWQEAPEIVGAVKRFVDTDRSRTAGRFILTGSVRAAHQAATWPGTGRLIRVRMSGLTQGEIEHDRVYNPIEELFSAADPPNGGACNLTRSDYLRRLVAGRFPDVLRLSGRSRSRWFASYVEQLTEFDAPQIAVGAPRPTKLRTVLASCAARTGQVLNHAATARDAGVAAATADAHVRLLEDLSIIARIPAWHSKRLYRLTRSPKVHIVDPGLAAHLLHADEDTLARDATLVGQLFETFVVSELRPHLEAVSTATEMFHFRDRSGREIDCILERSGRIVGLEVKSSTGVGRHDARSLIWLRDQLGDRFHLGVVLYAGQFPFRIGDRVWALPIGALWRPSDSLAKIGQTPGNTA